One window of Paroedura picta isolate Pp20150507F chromosome 2, Ppicta_v3.0, whole genome shotgun sequence genomic DNA carries:
- the TMEM229B gene encoding transmembrane protein 229B isoform X2 has product MDRFKGSCWGLCGRMAAAEPLTAFSRWYLYAIHGYFCEVMFTAAWEFVVNFNWKFPGVTSVWALFIYGTSILIVEKMYLYLKDKCNILVRCLIYTLWTYLWEFTTGFILRQFNACPWDYSQFDLNFMGLITLEYAIPWFCAAIIMEQLVIRNTLRLRFDENAEPGIPTVPITLANGHVKTE; this is encoded by the coding sequence GGTTCCTGCTGGGGACTTTGTGGAaggatggcagcagcagaacCCCTGACTGCTTTCTCCCGATGGTACCTCTATGCCATTCATGGCTACTTCTGCGAGGTGATGTTCACAGCTGCCTGGGAGTTTGTGGTCAATTTCAACTGGAAGTTCCCAGGTGTCACCAGCGTATGGGCACTCTTCATCTATGGCACTTCCATCCTCATTGTAGAAAAGATGTATCTGTATCTGAAGGACAAGTGTAACATACTAGTGCGCTGCCTCATTTATACCCTTTGGACGTATTTATGGGAGTTCACCACTGGCTTCATTCTGCGTCAGTTCAATGCCTGCCCTTGGGACTATTCACAATTTGACTTGAACTTCATGGGCCTCATTACCCTGGAGTATGCTATTCCATGGTTCTGTGCAGCAATTATCATGGAACAATTGGTCATCAGAAACACCCTACGTTTGCGGTTTGATGAGAATGCTGAACCAGGGATTCCCACTGTTCCTATAACCTTGGCCAATGGCCATGTGAAGACTGAATAG
- the TMEM229B gene encoding transmembrane protein 229B isoform X3 — protein MAAAEPLTAFSRWYLYAIHGYFCEVMFTAAWEFVVNFNWKFPGVTSVWALFIYGTSILIVEKMYLYLKDKCNILVRCLIYTLWTYLWEFTTGFILRQFNACPWDYSQFDLNFMGLITLEYAIPWFCAAIIMEQLVIRNTLRLRFDENAEPGIPTVPITLANGHVKTE, from the coding sequence atggcagcagcagaacCCCTGACTGCTTTCTCCCGATGGTACCTCTATGCCATTCATGGCTACTTCTGCGAGGTGATGTTCACAGCTGCCTGGGAGTTTGTGGTCAATTTCAACTGGAAGTTCCCAGGTGTCACCAGCGTATGGGCACTCTTCATCTATGGCACTTCCATCCTCATTGTAGAAAAGATGTATCTGTATCTGAAGGACAAGTGTAACATACTAGTGCGCTGCCTCATTTATACCCTTTGGACGTATTTATGGGAGTTCACCACTGGCTTCATTCTGCGTCAGTTCAATGCCTGCCCTTGGGACTATTCACAATTTGACTTGAACTTCATGGGCCTCATTACCCTGGAGTATGCTATTCCATGGTTCTGTGCAGCAATTATCATGGAACAATTGGTCATCAGAAACACCCTACGTTTGCGGTTTGATGAGAATGCTGAACCAGGGATTCCCACTGTTCCTATAACCTTGGCCAATGGCCATGTGAAGACTGAATAG